A genomic stretch from Helianthus annuus cultivar XRQ/B chromosome 1, HanXRQr2.0-SUNRISE, whole genome shotgun sequence includes:
- the LOC110865205 gene encoding mitochondrial pyruvate carrier 4 yields MATSKLQALWNHPAGPKTIHFWAPTFKWGISIANIADFAKPPEKLSYPQQFAVTATGIIWSRYSMVITPKNWNLFSVNLAMAGTGLYQLSRKIRHDYFNEEETAALKE; encoded by the exons ATGGCGACGTCGAAGCTGCAGGCTCTCTGGAATCACCCTGCTGGCCCCAAAACCA TTCATTTCTGGGCTCCAACTTTTAAGTGGGGAATCAGCATAGCTAACATTGCAGATTTTGCCAAGCCACCTGAGAAACTTTCATACCCTCAAcaatttg CTGTCACAGCCACCGGAATAATCTGGTCTCGTTACAGCATGGTGATTACCCCG AAAAATTGGAACCTTTTTAGTGTAAATCTCGCGATGGCTGGAACAGGATTGTATCAACTCTCGCGCAAAATTCG GCACGACTATTTTAACGAAGAGGAAACAGCTGCTCTAAAGGAATGA